One segment of Mycolicibacterium neworleansense DNA contains the following:
- a CDS encoding MFS transporter translates to MKPSLCAVAASLYLTEYTLYSNSSSAVLLNSAIADHFGIPFSAAAYIGVAFLAGFCLALLPAGLLSHRYPPAALFFAGSAVLAVLGIAAALSPQFWVLIALRFLQGIASAVVAPQIFRIIRAQFYPDHHSAVLGAWGLVVSASALFSPLITALLNDLWGWRSFPYETVVTTLAAMVLLTLAPARPDTAEEAAMTGRAAIPVVGLAAVQLAIFLAIGSSSGPGTKVALLVVAIALGLAVIVLRSRSQSHVLSGSLVVIFVAGIATNVFTLSVVYAVQQLRGLDSYASALFLLPMALLAGLIPMLRFGRPGDNRKSTRLVCVGAAFLIVAGLSLPAQLLLVSAALMGAAMGFLWSALAANVLTNSTDIPFDSSLYYYLRALGAAIGVATGATMIDGLGTALFGGAAVLVTVAGLTAVTAARSAWRATHLVQVR, encoded by the coding sequence ATGAAGCCGTCCCTTTGCGCCGTTGCGGCGTCGCTCTATCTGACCGAATACACGCTGTACTCCAACTCGTCATCGGCTGTGCTGCTGAACTCGGCGATCGCCGACCATTTCGGTATCCCGTTCTCAGCGGCCGCATATATCGGTGTGGCGTTCCTGGCCGGGTTCTGCCTGGCGTTGCTGCCCGCGGGCCTGCTGTCGCATCGCTACCCGCCTGCGGCGTTGTTCTTCGCCGGCTCGGCGGTGCTGGCTGTTCTCGGCATCGCCGCCGCGCTCAGCCCTCAGTTCTGGGTTCTCATCGCGCTGCGGTTCCTGCAGGGCATCGCCTCGGCGGTGGTCGCGCCCCAGATCTTCCGGATCATCCGCGCGCAGTTCTATCCGGACCATCATTCGGCGGTCTTGGGCGCCTGGGGGCTGGTGGTGTCGGCATCGGCGCTGTTCTCACCGCTGATCACCGCGCTACTCAACGATCTGTGGGGCTGGCGGTCGTTCCCGTACGAGACCGTGGTGACGACCCTCGCGGCAATGGTGCTGCTGACGCTGGCCCCCGCACGGCCGGACACCGCCGAGGAGGCTGCCATGACGGGGCGGGCGGCGATCCCGGTCGTCGGGCTCGCGGCGGTTCAGCTCGCGATCTTCCTGGCAATCGGCTCGTCGAGCGGACCGGGAACCAAGGTGGCTCTGCTGGTGGTGGCGATAGCGCTCGGGCTCGCGGTGATCGTTCTTCGTAGCCGGTCGCAGTCACATGTGCTCTCGGGGAGTCTGGTCGTGATCTTCGTCGCGGGGATCGCGACGAACGTGTTCACCCTGTCGGTGGTGTACGCGGTCCAACAGCTGCGCGGGTTGGATTCGTATGCCTCGGCGCTGTTTCTGTTGCCGATGGCGTTGCTCGCCGGTCTGATTCCGATGCTGAGGTTCGGCAGGCCCGGAGACAATCGGAAGAGCACCCGTCTGGTGTGCGTCGGCGCGGCGTTCCTGATCGTGGCCGGCCTGAGCCTGCCCGCGCAGCTACTGCTGGTCAGCGCCGCGTTGATGGGCGCCGCGATGGGGTTCCTGTGGAGCGCGCTGGCCGCCAATGTGCTGACCAATTCGACGGACATCCCCTTCGATTCCAGCCTGTACTACTACCTTCGTGCCCTGGGCGCCGCGATCGGGGTAGCCACTGGGGCGACGATGATCGACGGCCTGGGCACCGCGCTGTTCGGCGGGGCCGCCGTGCTGGTGACAGTGGCTGGATTGACGGCGGTGACGGCGGCCCGTTCGGCTTGGCGGGCAACACATTTGGTGCAGGTGCGATGA
- the zwf gene encoding glucose-6-phosphate dehydrogenase: MSPANDRPETAWRNPLRDKRDKRMPRIAGPCAVVIFGVTGDLARKKLMPAIYDLANRGLLPPSFALVGFARRDWADEDFGKIVYDAVKQHARTPFRQEVWDRLAEGFRFVQGTFDDDASFERLKETLHKLDVERGTSGNHAFYLSIPPKSFPQVCEQLSKSGLADKPEGSWSRVVIEKPFGHDLKSAEELNGVVNSVFPESSVFRIDHYLGKETVQNILALRFANEMFEPVLNSHYVDSVQITMAEDIGLGGRGGYYDGVGAARDVIQNHLLQLLALTAMEEPVSFSPAELQAEKIKVLSATRLAEPLDETTSRGQYIAGWQGGEKVVGLLDEEGFSKTSTTETFAAITLDVDTRRWAGVPFYLRTGKRLGRRVTEIALLFKRAPHLPFDATMTDELGQNALVIRVQPDEGITLRFGSKVPGHIMEVRDVSMDFSYGSAFAEESPEAYERLILDVLLGEPSLFPVNAEVELSWKILDPALEYWATHGKPDPYESGTWGPDSAFEMLRRSGREWRRP; the protein is encoded by the coding sequence ATGAGCCCGGCAAACGACAGGCCGGAGACCGCCTGGCGTAACCCGCTGCGGGACAAGCGCGACAAGCGCATGCCCCGCATCGCGGGGCCGTGTGCGGTGGTGATCTTCGGTGTGACCGGTGACCTGGCCCGCAAGAAGTTGATGCCGGCCATCTACGACCTGGCCAATCGCGGCCTGCTGCCGCCCAGCTTCGCGTTGGTCGGCTTCGCCCGCCGCGACTGGGCGGACGAGGATTTCGGCAAGATCGTCTACGACGCGGTCAAGCAGCATGCTCGCACCCCGTTCCGACAGGAAGTCTGGGACCGGTTGGCCGAGGGATTCCGGTTCGTCCAGGGCACTTTCGACGACGACGCGTCGTTCGAACGCCTCAAGGAAACCCTGCACAAACTCGATGTCGAGCGCGGAACGAGCGGCAATCACGCGTTCTACCTGTCGATCCCGCCGAAGTCGTTCCCCCAGGTCTGCGAGCAACTGTCCAAGTCAGGGCTGGCGGACAAGCCGGAGGGCAGCTGGAGCCGGGTGGTCATCGAGAAGCCGTTCGGCCACGACCTGAAGAGCGCCGAGGAACTCAACGGCGTCGTCAACAGTGTCTTCCCGGAGTCGTCGGTGTTCCGCATCGATCACTATCTGGGCAAGGAGACGGTGCAGAACATCCTGGCGCTGCGTTTTGCCAACGAGATGTTCGAGCCGGTGTTGAACTCGCACTACGTCGACAGCGTGCAGATCACGATGGCCGAGGACATCGGGCTCGGTGGGCGCGGGGGCTACTACGACGGTGTCGGCGCAGCGCGAGATGTCATCCAGAACCACCTGCTGCAGCTGCTGGCGCTGACGGCGATGGAAGAGCCGGTGAGCTTCTCCCCCGCTGAACTGCAGGCCGAGAAGATCAAGGTGCTCTCGGCGACCCGGCTGGCCGAGCCGCTGGACGAGACCACCTCACGTGGGCAGTACATCGCCGGCTGGCAGGGCGGCGAGAAGGTTGTCGGACTGCTGGACGAAGAAGGTTTCTCGAAGACCTCGACCACCGAGACTTTCGCAGCCATCACGCTGGACGTGGACACCCGCCGCTGGGCCGGTGTGCCGTTCTATCTCCGGACCGGAAAACGCTTGGGCCGCAGGGTCACCGAGATCGCGCTGTTGTTCAAGCGCGCACCGCACCTGCCCTTCGACGCCACGATGACCGACGAACTCGGGCAGAACGCCCTGGTGATCCGGGTCCAACCGGACGAGGGCATCACACTGCGGTTCGGGTCAAAAGTTCCGGGCCACATCATGGAGGTCCGCGATGTAAGCATGGACTTCTCCTACGGCTCGGCTTTCGCCGAGGAGTCGCCCGAGGCATATGAGCGCCTGATCCTCGATGTGCTGCTGGGTGAGCCATCGCTGTTCCCGGTCAATGCCGAAGTCGAATTGTCTTGGAAGATCTTGGATCCCGCACTGGAATACTGGGCCACCCACGGTAAGCCCGATCCGTATGAGTCGGGGACCTGGGGCCCCGACTCGGCGTTCGAGATGCTGCGCAGGTCTGGCCGGGAATGGAGGCGGCCGTGA
- the opcA gene encoding glucose-6-phosphate dehydrogenase assembly protein OpcA — protein MIVDLPDTNTGAINKKIVAMREEGGAITLGRVLTLVIAPDSEALLEESIDAANAASREHPCRVIVVIPGDRLTTEARLDAQLRVGRDAGANEVVVLRLSGPLANHASSVVTPFLLPDTPVVTWWPDLAPAVPAQDPLGKLAIRRITDATNGIDPLACIKSRLNGYTDGDTDLAWSRVTYWRALLAAAIDQAPHEPITSALVSGLRDEPALDILAGWLASRIDGPVTRAVGELKVELARPSETVTLTRPQTGVTATLSRTGKPDALVPLARREAKECLAEDLRRLDADEIYYDALQGIDKVTYV, from the coding sequence GTGATTGTCGATCTGCCCGACACCAACACCGGCGCGATCAACAAGAAGATCGTCGCGATGCGTGAGGAGGGTGGCGCGATCACCCTCGGACGGGTGCTGACGCTGGTCATCGCACCCGATTCCGAAGCGCTGCTGGAAGAATCGATCGACGCGGCCAACGCAGCCAGTCGTGAGCATCCGTGTCGCGTGATCGTGGTCATTCCCGGGGACAGATTGACCACCGAGGCGCGACTGGACGCCCAGTTGCGGGTGGGCCGCGACGCCGGCGCCAACGAGGTTGTGGTGCTGCGACTGTCCGGTCCACTGGCCAACCATGCCAGCAGCGTTGTCACCCCATTTTTGTTGCCGGATACGCCGGTGGTGACCTGGTGGCCCGATCTCGCCCCCGCGGTGCCCGCACAGGATCCGTTGGGCAAGTTGGCAATTCGCCGAATCACCGACGCCACCAACGGCATCGATCCGCTGGCCTGCATCAAGAGCCGGCTCAACGGCTATACGGACGGTGACACCGATCTGGCCTGGAGCCGAGTCACCTATTGGCGTGCATTGCTCGCCGCGGCGATCGATCAGGCGCCCCACGAACCCATCACCTCGGCTCTGGTTTCGGGGCTGCGGGACGAACCGGCACTCGACATCCTGGCCGGCTGGCTGGCCAGCCGGATCGACGGACCGGTGACCCGCGCGGTCGGTGAATTGAAGGTCGAACTCGCCCGGCCGAGCGAGACCGTGACCCTGACTCGTCCCCAGACCGGCGTCACCGCCACATTGAGCCGCACCGGCAAGCCGGATGCATTGGTGCCGCTGGCCCGGCGTGAGGCCAAGGAGTGCCTGGCCGAGGATCTACGCCGGCTCGACGCCGACGAAATCTATTACGACGCCCTGCAGGGCATCGACAAGGTGACTTATGTCTGA
- a CDS encoding ATPase, with product MADKGDGRARPNSGRQRIRTLTQAALNADMTVEQVDTLLTDLSTTLVDLNKSTGGLDATLDRFNQTITRIDELAPRLIGVVERLESIVERVEAIVAIGEAVMSPLAATESAVRGVISRVRKSAGL from the coding sequence ATGGCAGACAAAGGTGACGGCCGCGCCCGCCCGAACTCCGGGCGGCAGAGAATCCGGACACTGACGCAGGCCGCGCTCAACGCCGACATGACGGTGGAGCAGGTCGACACGCTGCTCACCGACCTGAGTACCACGCTGGTCGACCTGAACAAATCGACCGGCGGCCTGGATGCCACGCTGGACCGGTTCAACCAGACCATCACCCGCATCGACGAGCTCGCGCCGCGCCTGATCGGCGTCGTCGAACGCCTGGAGTCGATCGTGGAGCGCGTCGAAGCCATCGTCGCGATCGGCGAGGCGGTGATGTCGCCACTGGCCGCCACGGAGAGCGCGGTGCGCGGCGTGATCAGCCGGGTTCGCAAGAGCGCAGGCCTGTAG
- the tal gene encoding transaldolase, with amino-acid sequence MTQNPNLAALSAAGVSVWLDDLSRDRLQTGNLQELIDTRSVVGVTTNPSIFQAALSKGTAYDAQVKELAERGADVDATIRTVTTDDVRNACDVLAKQYEASGGIDGRVSIEVDPRLAHDTDKTILQAIELWKIVDRPNLLIKIPATLAGLPAITAVIAEGISVNVTLIFSVERHRAVMDAYLAGLEAAKEAGHDLSKIHSVASFFVSRVDTEIDNRLEKIGSEDALALRGKAGVANSRLAYAAYEEVFGGERFAALKGEGARVQRVLWASTGVKNPDYPDTLYVTELVAPHTVNTLPEKTLEAVADHGKIAGDTITGTAAPSQETFDKLSAVGIDLVDVFKVLEDEGVDKFEKSWQELLDATQGQLDAAKK; translated from the coding sequence ATGACTCAGAACCCGAATCTCGCGGCGCTGAGTGCCGCGGGTGTGTCCGTCTGGCTCGACGATCTTTCGCGCGACCGATTGCAGACCGGCAATCTGCAGGAACTGATCGACACCCGCAGCGTGGTGGGGGTCACGACCAACCCGTCGATCTTCCAGGCCGCACTGTCGAAGGGCACCGCCTACGACGCGCAGGTCAAGGAACTCGCCGAGCGGGGCGCCGACGTCGACGCCACCATCCGCACGGTCACCACCGACGACGTCCGCAACGCCTGCGATGTCCTGGCCAAGCAGTATGAGGCCTCGGGCGGCATTGACGGCCGGGTGTCGATCGAGGTCGACCCGCGCCTGGCCCACGACACCGACAAGACGATCCTGCAGGCGATCGAGCTGTGGAAGATCGTCGACCGGCCCAACCTGCTGATCAAGATTCCGGCGACGCTCGCCGGGCTGCCCGCGATCACCGCGGTGATCGCCGAGGGTATCTCGGTCAACGTCACGCTGATCTTCTCGGTCGAGCGGCACCGCGCCGTGATGGACGCCTACCTGGCCGGCCTGGAGGCCGCCAAGGAAGCGGGCCACGATCTGTCCAAGATCCATTCCGTCGCATCGTTCTTCGTGTCCCGCGTGGACACTGAGATCGACAACCGGCTGGAGAAGATCGGCTCGGAGGATGCGTTGGCCCTGCGCGGCAAGGCCGGCGTGGCCAACTCGCGCCTGGCGTATGCGGCCTACGAGGAAGTCTTCGGCGGCGAGCGGTTCGCCGCACTCAAGGGTGAGGGGGCCCGCGTACAGCGCGTGCTGTGGGCGTCCACCGGCGTCAAGAACCCGGACTACCCCGATACGCTCTACGTCACCGAGTTGGTCGCGCCGCACACGGTCAACACGTTGCCGGAGAAGACGCTGGAGGCGGTCGCCGATCACGGCAAGATCGCCGGTGACACCATCACCGGGACTGCGGCGCCGTCGCAGGAGACCTTCGACAAACTCAGCGCCGTCGGCATCGACCTGGTCGATGTGTTCAAGGTGCTCGAAGACGAGGGTGTGGACAAGTTCGAGAAGTCGTGGCAGGAACTGCTCGACGCGACACAGGGCCAACTCGACGCCGCAAAGAAATGA
- the pgl gene encoding 6-phosphogluconolactonase translates to MSERIIETYADADQLATAAGARLVGAITSAIATRGAADIVLTGGTVGIALLRHVAGAEIDWSNVQLYWGDERYVPQGDAERNDQQAHDALLESINIPPANVHRMATSDGEFGDAIDDAAAAYEQQLPAQFDVHLLGMGGEGHINSLFPDTPAVRETTRLVVAVTDSPKPPPRRISLTLPAIQRSREVWLVVSGEAKADAVAAAIGGAEPVDIPAAGAIGLEKTVWLLDEAAAVKL, encoded by the coding sequence ATGTCTGAACGCATCATCGAGACCTACGCCGACGCAGACCAATTGGCCACCGCGGCAGGAGCCCGGCTCGTCGGGGCGATCACGTCGGCCATCGCCACCCGCGGCGCGGCGGACATCGTGCTGACCGGCGGCACGGTAGGGATCGCGTTGCTGCGTCATGTCGCCGGGGCCGAGATCGATTGGTCCAACGTGCAGCTGTATTGGGGCGACGAACGCTACGTGCCCCAGGGCGACGCCGAACGCAACGATCAGCAGGCCCACGACGCGCTGCTGGAGAGCATCAACATTCCACCGGCCAACGTGCACCGGATGGCCACCAGCGACGGCGAGTTCGGCGACGCCATCGACGATGCCGCCGCCGCCTACGAACAGCAGCTGCCGGCACAGTTCGATGTGCATCTGCTGGGCATGGGCGGCGAGGGGCACATCAACTCGTTGTTCCCCGACACCCCGGCGGTCCGTGAAACCACCCGGCTGGTGGTCGCGGTGACCGACTCCCCCAAGCCACCGCCGCGTCGAATCAGCTTGACCCTGCCCGCGATTCAACGGTCGCGCGAAGTGTGGCTGGTGGTGTCCGGGGAGGCCAAGGCCGACGCGGTTGCCGCCGCAATCGGCGGTGCCGAGCCGGTCGACATCCCCGCCGCCGGCGCGATCGGCCTGGAGAAGACGGTGTGGCTGCTCGACGAGGCCGCCGCCGTCAAACTCTGA